ACACCGTAATCGCTGGAACGGTGGGCAACTTGACGCAGGTTGAGAATATGGACATTCAATATGCTCAGTCAGGAATCTTTACTCCATCAGACTTTGAATTTGCTCGTGATGGGATTGTAGGAGAATGTCACCCAAATATTGAAACAGTCGTTGTCGGGGATGTGGATTTAGAAGTATTGAGGAGACAACGTAAATCGGGGACGGTTCGACACCTTCAAGACCGTAGGCAAGACCTATTCAACCTACAATACAAGAAAGTCGAAGCAGAAATTGTTCCGAATGATTAAGAGAAACACAATCGTTTATACGATTCAGACAATTTTGTTATAATTATGTTACGTAGAAAGAGGGAGAACAGGAGACATATAGGGGGAAACACAAATGAAGATTGTTGTGATAAATGGAACACCAAGGAAGCACGGACGAACTAGAATTATGGCAAGTTATATTGCTGATAAGGTACAGGCAGAATATGTAGATTTAGCGACGCTTAAACTACCCATGTTTGATGGAACTTCAGAACAAAGAGAATTAGAGCAGGTAAAGTGGCTAGATAAAGTGGCGATGGAAGCGGATGCTTTCATATGGACGTCACCTGAATATCATAGTGGAATGAGCGGAGCATTGAAGAATGCGCTCGACTTCCTAGGGGGCGACCATTTCCGACATAAGCCAACACTCTTATTCGCTGTTGCTGGTGGTGGCAAAGGTGGAATCAATTCACTGAACCAGATGCGTCTTGTAGGTCGCGGTCTATACGCAACCGTCATTCCGAATCAACTAGTCCTCGATCCTCATAGCTTTATTCGGGAGGAAGAGCGACTGACAGACGAGGCGAGTGAGCAGGTGAATATGGTGCTCGAACAATTTGAGGAGTATTTAGGTCGTCTCGTTCGGTAAGACACCTACACATAGAGAAAGGACCTACCCATTTGGGTAGGTCCTTTATTTGTGGGAGAAGCCGACGGTTCTCTAGAAGCTATTCCATAAACGAAATCTTGTTAGACCAGTGTGTACTCGGCTGGAGGCTCATAGTACATGGCATGGTCGATATATTGAAGCAGGGAGTAGTGATGGTCGCTAACGTCATTGTCATGCGGGGAATAATGGTAAGCGTGAAGAAACGATTCAATTTTCTTTGCCAGAAAGTCGTCTTTCGTTCGCACCATTAAGACAAGCAAATCGTCCCACTGCCCCCAAAGTGTGAAATATAGCGCCTTATCGTAGTCCGCGATTTGTACATTCATATTGTCCATTGCCCCTTTCACGAAGGGTTAGTTCTAGTTTCTCCATCAAGGGACGTTTTGCTCGCGGACGTTGTTGGCGGCGTTGACAATCTTAAGAAGGTATAGAATAAACAACGACGTCACGTCTCACACTAATGATGAATTAATGGAAAGGAAGTGATGAGATGACAAGTCGTAATGGGGCGAAAGGCAGCCAGAACCAAAACTCTCCAAAGCGGACAGGCAATTTACCTGGTGGAGAATTAAATGAGGAATATGGCACAGATATCCTATCAGGGGACAACAACAAAGGGAAAGAATACCGCTCCAAAAAAGGGGCAAAGTCCCAGCTTAAACACCCTGGCAATCATTAAGAGAAAGAACCTTGCTCATCTGTATGAGCAAGGTTCTTTTTTGGTTTACTGTACAGTGTAGCCTCCATCAATAATAGCGGCTTGACCAGTAATGCTCTTAGCTTGTTCACTAACGAGGAAGATTGCATAGTCTGCAATTTCTTGAACTTGAAGCAAACGCTTCTGAGGTACTAGAGGATAAATGACTTGTTCAAGCGCCTTTTCCTTCTCTATGCCGCGAGTCTTCGCTAGGTCTTCAAGTTGGTTTTGGACGAGTGGTGTATCGACATAGCCTGGGCAAATCGCATTAACTGTAATGCCATGCTCCGCACCTTCAAGAGCAGTTACTTTCGTTAAGCCAATGACGCCGTGTTTGGCGCTATTGTATCCAGCTTTGCCGGCAAATCCAATGACACCGTTAATGGATGCCATATTTAAGATACGACCATACCCTTGTTCTTTCATGATTGGGAAGGCATGTTTCGTTGCATAGAAAGGCCCTTTCAACATGATGTCGAGTATAAGCTCATACTTCTCACTTGGAAACTCCTCAACTGGAGCAACGTGCTGAATTCCGGCATTATTTACAATAATATCGATACGGCCGAATTTCTCAACTGTCGTATCAATCGCCTTCTTCACATCGTCTTCTTTCGCAACGTTACAAATGACCCCTTCTGCAGTTAAGCCTTGATCATTTAATGATTTAACTGCTTCATCAAGTGTTTCTTGATTAATATCATTTAGCATAACCTTCGCGCCTGCTTTCGCAAATTCAGTCGCAATTTCTAGTCCAATCCCCTGACCTGAACCTGTAATCAGCGCAATTTTACCATCTAACATGAGTGTTCCTCCTTAATTGTTCAGACTACGTTTACTTTGCCCATTTTTCTTATTTCAACCAATGTAATTCACAGCTTTTACGAAAAAGAATGACGTATGTTACCATGGATGTGTAAGAAATTAGGAGGACTGATTGATTATTTACCGACAATCGTTTACATGGGTAGTGTTGAGTCTTGTGTTTATCGCGATTGTGTCTATGTATGTCCAAGCTACGTAAAGAGTATAATAAGTGACGAAAGCCACTTCCTGATGGGAGTGGCTTTCTTTGTATGGTTGAGGAAAAAGGAGCTGTAAGTAATTAGATTAAGGGGTTCTTGTGCGTCGGGGTAGTGGATAACGAGAACAAATTTTCCAGATTCGAGGATTTAAAGAATATTTACAGCAAATGCCTCCATACTAAGTGCATACACCATTTTAGTAATCTTAGGAGGTACAGCAATGAAGGTGAAAGTACTAGGTATAACGCTGTTAACATCCCTTGCTCTTGTAGCTTGTGGAGGCGGAGACGATGAATCGGGTATGGGTGAGAAAGGTAACAACAACCAAGCACAAGATGTGGGTTACGAGAATCGTGACAACGGAATGATGCGTAACGGAGATAACCGTGACCTCGAAACGAATGAAATGAACAACTACCAGAATGGCGCTAATGAGAACCAAATGAATATGGATAACAATGATAATAACCGTTACGATGTGGCTCGTGAGCTTGCAGATGATGTAGCGGAGCAGGTGAAAGAAGTGAAGCGTGCGTACGTATTGAAAGGGGAAGAAAATGCGTATGTAGCCGTCGTGAAAAACGGGGATGCACAAGATGAGTTAAATGACGATATTAAGAAGAAGATTTCCGATATCGTGAAGAAGGAAGATAAGGAAATTAATAACGTATATGTATCTTCAAACCCTGACTTCTTTGGAATGACAGAGAACTATGCAGACAAAGTTCGTAACGATGAGCCAATTCGTGGTTTCTTCGATGAATTCGGTCAAATGATTGATCGAATCTTCCCTGAAGCGAACTAATGTATGTAACGCCTAGAACTTATTGTTCTAGGCGTTTTTTCTTTGTCTTTATTTCGATGTTTCCATAAGAAGAAGCCTCCACATCGGGAGTTTAATACTCAATTTGTGGAAGGTCCCTACCGCTTACCCATATAGAAGAGAACATTCCGTCATAACCTCCTCATATCCTTTGTAAACTATAGGGGAGGTGTGCGAATGAGACGGATTGTACTACTCGGTGGGGGCTATGGGGGCTTGAAGATTGCTCACCAGCTATTGAGTCAGTTGCCAGATGATGTGGAAATCACACTTATTGACCGGAACCCGTACCATACGATGAAGACCGAATTCTATGCGCTTGCGGCAGGAACGATTGCTGAGAAGGAAGTACGCAGCGCGTTTCCATACCATGAGCAGCTGCGAATTATGACTGACACAGTCCACCGAATTGACTTAGAACGAGAAGCAGTCGTGTTGCATCACCACGACCGCATCTATTATGACTATTTAGTAATTGGGCTAGGCTCGGAGGACAAGTTTCACGGAATTGAAGGAGCTCGTGACCATACATACAAGATCTCGACCATCTACCATACGCGAAAGACGTATGAAGCCGTGAACAACGTTAAGAACTTTGGTCAAATCTCGATCGTTGGCGGTGGGTTAAGTGGGGTGGAAATGGCTGCTGAACTCCGAGAAAGCCGACCTGATTTAAACATTCGGTTGCTTGATCAAGGTGGTGCCTTACTTAAAGCGTTCCCAGAAGATATTCAAGTTCATGCCAAGGAATGGTTTGAAGAACATGATGTCGAGCTTGTCTTCCATTCGAACGTCGATTACGTTGAACCAAATATTGTATGCAACACAGGCGTTTGCTTGTTGACGGATGCGACGATCTGGACGGCTGGCATTAAGCCAAACCGTGTTATTGATTCGCTCGCTGTTAAGAAGGATGCCGCTGGTCGAATTGTACTGAATGACTTCCATCAAGTTGTGGGGGTTAAGAATGTCTATGTTGTAGGAGATTGTGCGAGTATGGAATTGCCACCAAGTGCTCAACTTGCTGAACAACAAGGAAAGCAAATTGCGGAAGGACTCCTTCGGGAACTAAATGGGAAGCCTCCAAAGCCACCAAGTGAGATTGTCATTAAAGGGACGCTCGGAACACTTGGAAATCAAGATGGATTCGGTCTGACGTTTAATCGACCGCTTAAAGGGATGCTTCCACGCGTCATCAAGACCGGTGTGCTCTGGTATCATAAATTCAAATCTCTCTAGATACTCTTTAATGAGAGTAACCCTTCCGTTTTTGGGTATAAAAAGAAGAAGGAAGGTTTAATCACAAGGAGTCGTTTGTTACACTAAATCTAGGGAGAGAAACAAAGCGTTCTGTCCTCAAAGGGAAGATCGGTAAAAAATGGATAAGAAATCACTACAATCAGAAATTTCAAGTTATATGGGGAAGTTGTTAAGAGATAACTTTGGTAAAGGGCCGACATCGATTTACGTGTCCATCAAAGAACCCTTCTTAACGGTTTACATTCGTGACTTCCTCGGACCTATGGAACGTGTGCTTATCAATCAAGAACGCACGGACCGAGTTGAGGAAATGCGGGATTTACTCATGCAGGAGTTAATTCCTGAAATTAAAGCAGCTCTATGGGTCATGGCTGAAATTGACGTGCAAGAACTTTATTACGACTGGACGCTTGAGAATCGGTCTGGCATGATCGTAGGCGTCTATGGAGATCGTGAGAATGATACAGAAGCCTTGGAAGATTACCATGGCAAAGAGAAAGTTCATCGAGAGATTGAGCATGTAAGCAAGCAGGCCGAGAAGCTTCCAGAGCAAGTGGATTCGTTCTTCCTCAATGAGCGTACCTTACTTATCGAGCGAAACGGAATTCTCGTAGCCATCGAGAAAGAATTAATTCGAAGCGGGTTTGAAGAAAAGTTGAAATTAGCGAAGCGTCATCTGGAGAAAGGGTTACTTGATTTAAGTGCCTTTGAGAACATACTAGGTACGAAAGTTCGAGATGCTTTCGTAGACTGGGATTTCAACCTAGACAGGAGCTATTTCATCTTTGTCGTAGACCCAGTAACAGTATAAAACGGTAGCAATGAGCTAGACGATTGAGCTAGACATAAGCCGAAGAGGACAAGCGTCCTTTTCGGCTTTTTTTTATTGGAAAGATATTCTCTAAAGGGGGAGAGAGGGCCGCGACATGAAATATATTATTGATCACTCTACACAATCCATTCATCAAAGTACGTTCGTCGGCGATCGATGTGATTTGCATACAACACCGCTCTCGCAACGAGAAGGTACACATAGTTACGACTATATTGTACAACTCATGAGCCAGCAGCACTATCAAGCTTGTGCTTATTGTTCCCTAGTTCAAAAGTAAAGCAGAGTCACCTAAAGGCAACTCTGCTTTCGTGTTAACCAGCCCATACGTCTTTCGCGTATTGGCCAGTGCTCTGTAAGTGATTCAACCATTTTTCCGCATCTTCCTGCGATACAGATTCCATACGTTTATAACTTTCTATAAGCGTAGATTCGACGGCGGGGGCCATCTGACTTCCGTCGCCGCATACATACAACTTCGCCCCATTCTTCAACATGGAAAGTAAGTCTTCCGCATCTTCTGCCATCAAATGCTGTACGTACGTTTTCTCATGACCCTCCCGTGAGAAGGCAGTATGGAGGTGAATCAACCCTTCCTCATGAGCTTGTTCTAGTTCATCACGGTAAAGAAAATCTTCTTCCGGGTGTCGACACCCGAAATAAAGGTGGGCTTCCGCAAGTTTGTGCCCGTTGTCTTTCAGATGGGAACGAGCTTGGATGAACCCTCTATATGGTGCAACTCCAGTACCAGGCCCTACCCAAATCATTGGTGTATCAGCTGACTCAGGGAGTTTAAATTGTGAAGCAGGCGTGCTTACGAAGCAAGCCACCTTGTCTCCCTCTTCTAAACTAGCCAAATAATTTGATGCAACTCCTGCATAGTCACCAAATCCACTCCATGCTTCACCTTGTACGACACTCACTGTCACACTTGGGCGACCTTCTTGGAGGGAAGGAGAGCTTGAGATCGAATAGTAGCGCGCTTTAAGCGGTGGCAATAGTGCAATAAAACGCTCAAATGGAATCTCACAAGCCATATAGTGTTCGATTAGCTCAAGCATGGTTAGGCGCTTTTGCAACACTTCTTTCTTGTACGTTTCATCTTCAAGCAGCGCTTCCAACTCCACCTTGTGAGGCGGACAGGTTGTATGAGCAGCTAACTCACGAAGCTGAGCACGCGTCACTGGTTCTTGCAATTCCACATAATTCGAAAGCAGGTCTCTTACTGTCACAGGCTGATCAAGTGGTAAATGGACACTTCGTCCAGATGTTCCATTTATCTTGAGTGAATGATCGAGTTGAAGTCCAAATCGACTGGCAACACGATGAACGAGCTGCTCGCTATTCTGTGGAATGACACCGAGATGGTCTCCTTCAGAATAGGACACACCAGTTGGTAGCTGGAACTCAAGGTGACGTGTGCTCCTGCCACAAGATGGGGAGAGTAGCTCATGATTATCGACGATGGTAGCTTGGAAAGCTTCATGGTTTCTTGCAAGTGGTGTTGCGGTCATCCCATTTACAAACTCAATGGTTAATGAATGGTCGTTTCCATTTGAAGTGGCCGTTTCATCAATGTTGAATGCAGTCGCCAAGTCTTGCCAAACTTGTCGTTCCCACTCCTCATAATGACCTTCCATATCGTCACTTGCATCCCCCTCACCACGTGGGGCGATTCTGGTGGCACCTTTTGTTTCGAGCTCTTGGTCGATGAAGTTTGGTACAGCTTGGTACGTACTAGCCCAGTTGCGATCCCCGCAGCCAAACACTGAATAATGTACCCCACTTGCATCGCCATTGTTGGCGTGCTCTAGCCATTCCACAAAGCGCTGAGCATTGTCAGGTGGGTGGCCATTATAGGAAGCGGACACAATGAGCACAGCTCCCTCTGTCGGAAGGTGACCCGCATACTCATCTAAGGCAGCTACGTTTACTTTATAGCCTTGTTGACTCCCTGTTTCAGCAATTTCTCTCGCCATTCCTTTAGCCGTCCCTAGATTCGACCCGTGTAAGACAAGTAGTGGTGTGCCGTGACCAGGGCGTACAGCTTGTTCTGGAGCTGTTGCTTCTGCGTTATGTTCGTCTGTTGCGCGCGTTAGATTCAATGGCTTTCTTTGTTTCACTTGGATTGTCATGCCATCAGGCTTCAATGTGAGTGACTCTTTGATTTCGAGTTCATAATCTGCATGATCGATAAATTCAAAGTTCTGTAGAAGCATGCCAAGTACGAGGGTGGCTTCGTGCATGGCGAATTGTTGGCCAATGCAAGCTCGTTGTCCATTGCCGAACGGTTTGAATGCATGTTGGGGGATATCTTGTGGATTTTCAAATCGCTCTGGTTTGAAGCTTTCCACATCATCTCCCCACACAGATTGATCCCGGTGAAGGGCAGGCGTTAGAATAACGGCTGTTTGGCCTTTCTCAAGGTGATAGTCGTCTCCTAGTGTCGTGTCGTCCTTTGCATACAGTGCAAACGCTGGAGCTGTTGGCCATAGACGGAGCGACTCATTTAGGACATTACGAACGTATTTTAATTGCTTGACCTGTTTGTAGGAAGGTACACCCTGGTCGCCAAATACTTCATCAACTTCTTCATAAGCTTTCTGAAGTTTATCAGGATTCTTCATCAAGTAATAAATCGCAAAGGAAAGCATTCCACTCGTTGTTTCATGTCCGGCGATAAGGAAGGTGATGATTTGGAAGCGGATATTCTCATCCGAAAGTTGTTCGCCTGTTTCTGGGTCTTTCCCTTTCAGCATATGAGCGAGTAAATCATCCTCACCTTGGTCGCCTGCAGCTTTACGTTCTGCGATGAGTTGGTCGACGAGAGAGAACATATCATGAATGTCTTGGTCGAACTGTCGCTTCGCTTTTACCATTAGCTTATCTTGGATACCTAGACGTTGAAGTTGGTTCATTGATTCATCCAGCGCTCGCACCATGCTATCGACAAACCAGTGATTGGTTTCACG
Above is a window of Pontibacillus halophilus JSM 076056 = DSM 19796 DNA encoding:
- a CDS encoding NADPH-dependent FMN reductase → MKIVVINGTPRKHGRTRIMASYIADKVQAEYVDLATLKLPMFDGTSEQRELEQVKWLDKVAMEADAFIWTSPEYHSGMSGALKNALDFLGGDHFRHKPTLLFAVAGGGKGGINSLNQMRLVGRGLYATVIPNQLVLDPHSFIREEERLTDEASEQVNMVLEQFEEYLGRLVR
- a CDS encoding NAD(P)/FAD-dependent oxidoreductase, which produces MRRIVLLGGGYGGLKIAHQLLSQLPDDVEITLIDRNPYHTMKTEFYALAAGTIAEKEVRSAFPYHEQLRIMTDTVHRIDLEREAVVLHHHDRIYYDYLVIGLGSEDKFHGIEGARDHTYKISTIYHTRKTYEAVNNVKNFGQISIVGGGLSGVEMAAELRESRPDLNIRLLDQGGALLKAFPEDIQVHAKEWFEEHDVELVFHSNVDYVEPNIVCNTGVCLLTDATIWTAGIKPNRVIDSLAVKKDAAGRIVLNDFHQVVGVKNVYVVGDCASMELPPSAQLAEQQGKQIAEGLLRELNGKPPKPPSEIVIKGTLGTLGNQDGFGLTFNRPLKGMLPRVIKTGVLWYHKFKSL
- a CDS encoding bifunctional cytochrome P450/NADPH--P450 reductase, yielding MTQTHRTIPQAKSYGPLGSLPLIDREKPIQSFLKLADVYGPIYQFQYPGKQSTFVSGYNLVKELSDESRFDKKVGPALQKVRAFGGDGLFTSETNEANWKKAHNILLPSFSQQAMKGYHDKMTDLAVQLVQKWARLNPNETADVPEDMTRLTLDTIGLCGFNYRFNSFYRETNHWFVDSMVRALDESMNQLQRLGIQDKLMVKAKRQFDQDIHDMFSLVDQLIAERKAAGDQGEDDLLAHMLKGKDPETGEQLSDENIRFQIITFLIAGHETTSGMLSFAIYYLMKNPDKLQKAYEEVDEVFGDQGVPSYKQVKQLKYVRNVLNESLRLWPTAPAFALYAKDDTTLGDDYHLEKGQTAVILTPALHRDQSVWGDDVESFKPERFENPQDIPQHAFKPFGNGQRACIGQQFAMHEATLVLGMLLQNFEFIDHADYELEIKESLTLKPDGMTIQVKQRKPLNLTRATDEHNAEATAPEQAVRPGHGTPLLVLHGSNLGTAKGMAREIAETGSQQGYKVNVAALDEYAGHLPTEGAVLIVSASYNGHPPDNAQRFVEWLEHANNGDASGVHYSVFGCGDRNWASTYQAVPNFIDQELETKGATRIAPRGEGDASDDMEGHYEEWERQVWQDLATAFNIDETATSNGNDHSLTIEFVNGMTATPLARNHEAFQATIVDNHELLSPSCGRSTRHLEFQLPTGVSYSEGDHLGVIPQNSEQLVHRVASRFGLQLDHSLKINGTSGRSVHLPLDQPVTVRDLLSNYVELQEPVTRAQLRELAAHTTCPPHKVELEALLEDETYKKEVLQKRLTMLELIEHYMACEIPFERFIALLPPLKARYYSISSSPSLQEGRPSVTVSVVQGEAWSGFGDYAGVASNYLASLEEGDKVACFVSTPASQFKLPESADTPMIWVGPGTGVAPYRGFIQARSHLKDNGHKLAEAHLYFGCRHPEEDFLYRDELEQAHEEGLIHLHTAFSREGHEKTYVQHLMAEDAEDLLSMLKNGAKLYVCGDGSQMAPAVESTLIESYKRMESVSQEDAEKWLNHLQSTGQYAKDVWAG
- a CDS encoding DUF2294 domain-containing protein, with the protein product MDKKSLQSEISSYMGKLLRDNFGKGPTSIYVSIKEPFLTVYIRDFLGPMERVLINQERTDRVEEMRDLLMQELIPEIKAALWVMAEIDVQELYYDWTLENRSGMIVGVYGDRENDTEALEDYHGKEKVHREIEHVSKQAEKLPEQVDSFFLNERTLLIERNGILVAIEKELIRSGFEEKLKLAKRHLEKGLLDLSAFENILGTKVRDAFVDWDFNLDRSYFIFVVDPVTV
- a CDS encoding YhcN/YlaJ family sporulation lipoprotein yields the protein MKVKVLGITLLTSLALVACGGGDDESGMGEKGNNNQAQDVGYENRDNGMMRNGDNRDLETNEMNNYQNGANENQMNMDNNDNNRYDVARELADDVAEQVKEVKRAYVLKGEENAYVAVVKNGDAQDELNDDIKKKISDIVKKEDKEINNVYVSSNPDFFGMTENYADKVRNDEPIRGFFDEFGQMIDRIFPEAN
- a CDS encoding 3-hydroxybutyrate dehydrogenase, with the translated sequence MLDGKIALITGSGQGIGLEIATEFAKAGAKVMLNDINQETLDEAVKSLNDQGLTAEGVICNVAKEDDVKKAIDTTVEKFGRIDIIVNNAGIQHVAPVEEFPSEKYELILDIMLKGPFYATKHAFPIMKEQGYGRILNMASINGVIGFAGKAGYNSAKHGVIGLTKVTALEGAEHGITVNAICPGYVDTPLVQNQLEDLAKTRGIEKEKALEQVIYPLVPQKRLLQVQEIADYAIFLVSEQAKSITGQAAIIDGGYTVQ
- a CDS encoding YhdB family protein, with translation MNVQIADYDKALYFTLWGQWDDLLVLMVRTKDDFLAKKIESFLHAYHYSPHDNDVSDHHYSLLQYIDHAMYYEPPAEYTLV